The following is a genomic window from Mus caroli chromosome 17, CAROLI_EIJ_v1.1, whole genome shotgun sequence.
aaatccccctgcctctgcctcccaagtgctgggattaaaggcgtgtgccaccacacctggcaagaaggattttaagaaatatttatataccttaaaaaataaagagtcCAATGTTGTATTCTGACTCTAGTGCCCAAACCTCAAGTTTTAGAAGTTAAGATTTACAGTTCTGATATTTTTATCTgttctgattttatatatatatatcttagctCTTTTCCTCATAGAGGTCCAAGTTCATTGCTAGGAAAGCTCTTGGTGTGCTACACAAAAGAGacagggttctttctttctttctttctttctttctttctttctttctttctttctttctttctttctttctttctttttctctctctcttttttttttttttttggtttttcaagacagggtttctctgtatagccctggctgtcctggaactcactttgtagaccaggctgggagaCAGGATTATTTCTTGAAGTTAATTATGTACTGAGGTATGTGTAGTAAGTTGGGCTTGAAGCTGTATGTAAATGAAATGTGGAAATGGTTTTGTTGTAGCCCAGCGTAAGCGGAATGGACCCGCCTTTTGGGGATGCCTTTCGAAGCCACACCTTTTCAGAACAGACTCTGATGAGCACAGATCTCTTAGCCAACAGTTCTGATCCAGATTTCATGTATGAGCTGgtaagcaacattttttttttagtttaattgaTTTGAATCAAAATGATGATGCAGAGTTTTTGTTTATGAAtgtctgaaaagagaaaagaatgttcATGATGTGAAGCCTCACTCAGGTAAAACCATTCCCCaagaggctgaaggaggaggattGTGGGGGCCACACAGATCTGGTTTTAAGAAAAGGGACGTGACTAGGGGCTGGGTTTGATTCTTGTGACTAAGTctggtaattttaaaaagatacccAAATTGATGAAAGTAGTATATGAAGAGATTATCTGTCCAGTTGTTCACGAGGAAAGTaagctgtgtgtgtatatagtacaGTAAACTGCTGAAGGGCTTTTAAGCTCACAAATTAAGAAATGATATGTGCACAAGATGTATGGCAGAGATGATGAGACAAATTAGCCACTATAAGCAGTGTCATAGGGTATTGACTTGTTTCTGAGGTAGACACAAAGTTCCCAAGGTAAAAAACAACTATTTTGTGTGCAGGGATAGTTTACttgcatatgtctgtgcactacatgtatGCAGTagccacagaggccaaaagggCATATGTTGATCCCGTGGAACTAGATAGTttagttgtaagccaccaagtgggtgctaggaatggaaccaaGGACTTCTGTAAGAGCATCAAGTTCTCTTAAGTTTTCTGAAGCCCCactcctttttgttctttttctttttctttttttctttttcttttctttttttttttttttaaggcaggatttcacttgtagctttggctggcctggaacttgctctgtagactagattGGCCTGAAACCTCACAGCTACCTGCCTACTTATGCCTcatgagtgcttggattaaaggtttgtgccactatGACTAGCTCAATGGTCAGGGGTAGGGGACTTATATTTTAGCTGTGCACATCAGTGAAGGTGCCTAAATAGGCCAGAGGTGACACATATCCCTGAAGCTGGGAGTTAAAGGTAGTTTTGAGCCTCCAGACAGCAGTGCTGGGAACCTAGCTTGGGTTCTTTAGAAAGTCAAtaaattctcttaactgctgagccatttttgtAGCCCCCagtataattttaattacatgttaTTTAAACAACACAGAAATGCTGAAAATTTGTAAAGTTGAGTATATAAGCCTGTGAGTTCATTAAAAATCATTGTtctatatctaataaaaatagggTATGGTATATAAACTACTAAAGTGAAGCTactactcacacatacacaaactatAAATTCATTGGAACAAAGTAAACTGGAAAACTGAAAACCCATTCCTTTTTTGAGCCTTCACTCTTGAGATTTTCCCCAAAAGGTAACTACTGCTAGCAGATACAGATGAATATGTAAACATTTGAATATGCCTTTTACCTTGGATGGAATGGTATATAGTTCattcatcccccaccccacacttactgagtgtgtgtgtgtgtgtgtgtgtgtgtgtgtgtgtctgcacacataGCATAGTGTAGATGTTTAGGACAGAGGGTAACTGAGACTGGTTCTTTCATTACATCATATGGGTCCTGGGGTAGACTAAGATGTGATGGATAGACTAAGATGTCATTTTCCATGGCTATAGAATataactacattttatttatttatttttgagatagggttttatgATGaaactctgactggcctggaagttgctatatagaccaggctggtctcaaactcatagagattatcctgcttctgccttctgagtggattaaaggtgtatgccaccactccAGGCCTTTTACTACACTATAAAATCACATTTTTGTGGTGCGTGAGGACTGTTTGACTTCCCATGCCAAGAATTGTTACCTAGGTCTTATCCAAGTCCTTAGAATTTCACAATTAACTTTCAGCACTCTCTGGGctctttgtcttcatatttaatttcttccttaagtGGAGGGATTCTGTGATGGAGGGAAAGTCTTCAATATTTGGTCCTTCCTTGAAGTTCATTTCTAAAGAATACTTCTAAGATCAGGAGAGGCCTTAGTGTGTGGGCCCATACCTCAGCCTCTCAGAGCATTTCCCCATTTGTTCTTTCCCAGTGAAAGAAAGGTAATAGATAGAAGGGGAAGGAAGCTATCATGTCAGTCAGTAGCTTTTCTCTTAAAACAGACCAGAGGTAGAGTATTTATTTTGGCATTTGCAGGTATGGGTGGAGGTGAATATTTTCTTCCTAAAGCATGGTATGTGACTTCCCGTTTTAAACCTTCCTTAGGATAGAGAGATGAATTATCAACAGAATCCTAGAGACAACTTCCTTTCTTTGGAAGACTGCAAAGACATTGAAAATCTGGAGACTTTCACAGATGTCCTGGACAATGAGGATGCTTTAACTTCAAACTGGGAACAGTGGGATACATACTGTGAAGACTTAACTAAGTACACGAAGCTCACCAGCTGTGACATTTGGGGGACAAAAGAGGTGGATTACCTGGGTCTTGATGACTTTTCTAGCCCTTACCAAGATGAAGAGGTCATCAGTAAAACTCCAACACTGGCCCAGCTCAATAGTGAGGACTCTCAGTCTGTTTCTGATTCCCTTTATTATCCTGACTCACTCTTCAGTGTCAAACAAAATCCCTTGCCCCACTCCTCTTTTCCTAGTAAAAAGATCACAAATAGAGCAGCTGCCCCTGTGTGTTCTTCAAAGACACTTCAGGCTGAGGTCCCATCGTCAGACTGTGtccaaaaagcaagcaaacctACTTCAAGCACACAGATCATGGTGAAGACCAACATGTATCATAATGAAAAGGTGAATTTTCATGTTGAATGTAAAGACTATgtaaaaaaagcaaaagtcaagATCAACCCTGTGCAACAGGGCCGGCCCTTGCTGAGCCAGGTCCACATAGATGCAGCAAAGGAGAACACCTGCTACTGTGGAGCTGTGgcgaagagacaggagagaagggggGTGGAGCCTCATCAGGGTCGTGGCACTCCTGCTTTGCCTTTCAAAGAAACCCAGGAACTATTACTTAGTCCTCTGCCCCAGGATAGTCCTGGGTTGGTTGCCACAGCAGAGAGTGGCAGCCTTTCTGCCAGCACTTCTGTTTCAGATTCATCCCAGAAAAAAGAAGAGCACAATTattctctttttgtctctgaCAACATGAGAGAACAGCCAACCAAATACAGTCCCGaagatgatgaggatgatgaaGATGAGTTTGATGATGAGGACCATGATGAAGGGTTTGGCAGTGAGCATGAGCTTTctgaaaatgaagaggaggaagaagaggaagaggattaTGAGGATGACAGAGATGATGATATCAGCGACACGTTCTCTGAACCAGGTATAACTCTTGGAGCCTACTAAATTGACCTTTCTAGTCACTGTTTGAAATAGGAAGCTTGTTTTGGATGGTTGCTATATTTTAGTcaggattaaaaaataaataaataaataactcaatgtcTTTATTTGGATCAAAAGTAGCTTTCTTTTAGCCACATGATTCTAAAATCATTATTTGTGCTTATGATCATTTGTGCCTATGTCATAGTTTATCTTGATTCTTTGAGggcttattcttattttttttcttttttcttttgttaagtgATCTACTTTGCCACCCTCTTGAGCACTTAAGTAAAAACTCCAAGAGTATGTTGGTTTAAAATCGGGTGCCCTGTTTTGCATGTGCCCCTCTTGTGGCTAAGATGGGTGTGTACAGAATAAAGTCAAGTGGTGTCATCTCATGTCACTCATGCTCAGTTAACAAAAGCCTgctcggccgggcgtggtggcgcacgcctttaatcccagcactcgggaggcagaggcaggcggatttctgagttcgaggccagcctggtctacaaagtgagatccaggacagccagggttatacagagaaaccctgtctcgaaaaaccaaaaaaaaataaataaataaataaacaaaagcctgCTCAGTAGACAGTCTGAAGACAAGCATTTTCTTTGTCTGccatattaagaaaatatatattgtgcTAGAGATgttacatgcttataatcccaacacttgaagGCAGGGGTAGGAGGATCACcaaaagtttgaggtcagcctggtctacgcaCTTGGTGCCAAGGCAGtcaggactatatagtgagaccttatctctaAAAAGCAacaaatagggaaaaaaaaaacaacaaccaaaaaaccctaaGATGAGAAAGTTGATGCTACAGTTTGAAGATCATGAAGGAGGATGCTTCTTCATTTTGTGTACAGTACAtacaaatgaaacagaaaagaaacagatctGTGGGCAGCTGATTCACTTTAGCATTTACATGTTTGGGTTAGAGCCACTGTTGGCTTATAACCATTTATAAAAACGTTGTGGCACACAGTTAAAAATACTACACAAAGAAgtgaagattttaaattttaagcaaaAGTTAACTTGCTTCAAAATTAGTCTTGATACTAATAATTCTGcataaaaccaattaaaaattaaactttgtgAAGTTATCAGAGTCCTTTTGTTTAAAATGGTGATTTCTGGCATTTAAGGCACAGTAAATAATGACATTTTTCTGAAACTGTGGACAGTGACTATGTCAGAGTGCAgcactgtgtctgtgtgcctgtatgtgtatgcatgtgtgtgggtgtgtaggtgtctgtgaatgtgcatgtatatgtgtgtgcaagagcATGTGGTGGGTATGGCTGTGGCTGGTGCAGTGTTGATTTAAACCTCAGCCTCACATATACTAGGTAAAcctacctctgagccacaccctacCAAAGCATTATTATTCATCAaagattttctcatttttgataattttttaaattcaaatactTACATTTATGCATTTGATACCACAAATTGTTTGGCTTAGGTATTTTTTAAGTAAGTAAAAAATACCTCAAGTTTAACTTGGAGGAAAAGAGtttataccttttttttcttcctttggtttaATTTAGAATCCTGGATAGaattgtcttttctctttgtcaGGACCATTTTTCTCATAGTACATTGATAAAAATCTACATTGAGATGTATAAAGGAAATGTGACTGGGTATAATAGGGGTAGTTTCTGTAGCTCCATCGTTGTTGTTCAGGTGTGGCTCTTGAAGACTGGCAGATTAGATCTAAGCATGAGGGTCTTGTACAGAGTCGTGGTGGGGTGTTAAGGGGTCTGTTAGCACAAAAGGATAGAGAACTGAGGGGAAGACTGTGAGGGAGGAAGTAGTGCCTTCGCCAGTGGTGCTTACAAGCAGTGGATCCTAGGACCAGGAACTCTCAGTGCCACCAAGGCAAGTAATAGGTGTGCTGTTGATGTCATATTAGATGTGATTTTGCTTTGCCTTGACTTTGTATTACTTTCATTGAGATATATTTAAGATACACAGCATGGTATTTTGATACATTTATTACATTGTTGTTATCACATGCTAATTAACATGCATTACttgacataattatattttcttttttgagtactAGCTATAGTTCTTGTATTGTCTATATGCTTGCTGTTTGTACATTCGGTTTTTAGAACTTACTCTGCAAAGCAGCAGTGTGCTCTTTGATGAGCACCTCACATGGCCACGTCTTCAGTTCCCGACAACCATGTTCTCTACTTCTATATGTTTGATTTTAGTCCCACATGTGGAGACTTTGCaagctgtctttct
Proteins encoded in this region:
- the Crebrf gene encoding CREB3 regulatory factor isoform X1 — protein: MPQPSVSGMDPPFGDAFRSHTFSEQTLMSTDLLANSSDPDFMYELDREMNYQQNPRDNFLSLEDCKDIENLETFTDVLDNEDALTSNWEQWDTYCEDLTKYTKLTSCDIWGTKEVDYLGLDDFSSPYQDEEVISKTPTLAQLNSEDSQSVSDSLYYPDSLFSVKQNPLPHSSFPSKKITNRAAAPVCSSKTLQAEVPSSDCVQKASKPTSSTQIMVKTNMYHNEKVNFHVECKDYVKKAKVKINPVQQGRPLLSQVHIDAAKENTCYCGAVAKRQERRGVEPHQGRGTPALPFKETQELLLSPLPQDSPGLVATAESGSLSASTSVSDSSQKKEEHNYSLFVSDNMREQPTKYSPEDDEDDEDEFDDEDHDEGFGSEHELSENEEEEEEEEDYEDDRDDDISDTFSEPGYENDSVEDLKEMTSISSRKRGKRRYFWEYSEQLTPSQQERILRPSEWNRDTLPSNMYQKNGLHHGKYAVKKSRRTDVEDLTPNPKKLLQIGNELRKLNKVISDLTPVSELPLTARPRSRKEKNKLASRACRLKKKAQYEANKVKLWGLNTEYDNLLFVINSIKQDIVNRVQNPREEREPSMGQKLEILIKDTLGLPVAGQTSEFVNQVLGKTAEGNPTGGLVGLRIPASKV
- the Crebrf gene encoding CREB3 regulatory factor isoform X2, giving the protein MDPPFGDAFRSHTFSEQTLMSTDLLANSSDPDFMYELDREMNYQQNPRDNFLSLEDCKDIENLETFTDVLDNEDALTSNWEQWDTYCEDLTKYTKLTSCDIWGTKEVDYLGLDDFSSPYQDEEVISKTPTLAQLNSEDSQSVSDSLYYPDSLFSVKQNPLPHSSFPSKKITNRAAAPVCSSKTLQAEVPSSDCVQKASKPTSSTQIMVKTNMYHNEKVNFHVECKDYVKKAKVKINPVQQGRPLLSQVHIDAAKENTCYCGAVAKRQERRGVEPHQGRGTPALPFKETQELLLSPLPQDSPGLVATAESGSLSASTSVSDSSQKKEEHNYSLFVSDNMREQPTKYSPEDDEDDEDEFDDEDHDEGFGSEHELSENEEEEEEEEDYEDDRDDDISDTFSEPGYENDSVEDLKEMTSISSRKRGKRRYFWEYSEQLTPSQQERILRPSEWNRDTLPSNMYQKNGLHHGKYAVKKSRRTDVEDLTPNPKKLLQIGNELRKLNKVISDLTPVSELPLTARPRSRKEKNKLASRACRLKKKAQYEANKVKLWGLNTEYDNLLFVINSIKQDIVNRVQNPREEREPSMGQKLEILIKDTLGLPVAGQTSEFVNQVLGKTAEGNPTGGLVGLRIPASKV